In Centropristis striata isolate RG_2023a ecotype Rhode Island chromosome 5, C.striata_1.0, whole genome shotgun sequence, a single genomic region encodes these proteins:
- the lad1 gene encoding ladinin-1, which produces MSISRKNWSALSSLARQWTMEDEEEVERERRRRVKSSTSTADPDADFSQTTGDTPTHDSAFRTDSTSETSQELSSVEQMQLDFVEMLRVRDEKRRMRHVETLRQQKEAEENEAEAGRLEARVELLGDLEDEQGSAMPSVKATSKPQPPPKTASFSPTNSTSRNNRQHENGESASKDPDPKPSSNPTRKFVSSLSISLDKSPSASGCTSPMSPRSPTAPFSPREHWGSPCQSPSTVQNGHTQETNENFEPTAKPAFGRQSSRTISFRMLRKKEEESTPPLQRSASVRMASKKFESNTDQNEDEASSFQRNSKQRISSRSIKEKMERLAQAAQKSDVARSPDVTQRTLFLLDEVSRKRGLFEKEQQAASPTSPGVSRQEFRSFKSGMSDRINRWLNKSNQPVSAHCSTDLRHVDISSKRSLFETREEDSVPKTSPGKIYK; this is translated from the exons ATGTCAATCAGTCGGAAGAACTGGTCGGCTTTGTCCAG CCTGGCGCGCCAGTGGACgatggaggacgaggaggaagtggaaagggagaggaggagaagggtgaAGAGCTCCACAAGTACCGCTGACCCCGATGCTGACTTTAGCCAAACAACTGGAGACACACCCACCCACGACAGTGCCTTCAGGACAGACTCCACAAGTGAGACTTCCCAGGAACTCAGCAG TGTGGAGCAGATGCAGCTAGACTTTGTGGAGATGCTGCGTGTCCGTGATGAGAAGCGGAGGATGAGGCACGTGGAGACGCTGAGACAACAGAAGGAAGCAGAGGAGAATGAGGCAGAGGCGGGCAGATTAGAAGCCAGGGTGGAGCTACTTGGGGATCTGGAGGATGAGCAGGGCAGCGCGATGCCCTCTGTGAAAGCTACGTCCAAGCCACAACCACCACCAAAAACAGCCTCTTTCAGCCCCACCAACAGCACCAGCAGGAATAACAGACAA CATGAAAATGGAGAGTCGGCGAGCAAAGACCCTGATCCCAAGCCATCATCCAACCCAACCCGCAAGTTTGTCAG CTCCCTCTCCATCTCACTCGACAAAAGCCCCTCCGCTAGCGGGTGCACTAGTCCTATGAGCCCTCGCTCTCCGACTGCGCCCTTTTCCCCTCGAGAACACTGGGGGTCTCCGTGTCAGAGCCCCTCTACTGTTCAGAACGGACATACACAGGAG acCAACGAGAACTTTGAACCTACAGCCAAACCAGCATTCGGCAGACAGAGCTCCAGGACTATATCTTTCAGG ATGTTGaggaagaaagaagaggagagtaCTCCGCCGCTGCAGAGGAG TGCGAGTGTGAGGATGGCCTCAAAGAAGTTTGAATCCAACACA GACCAGAATGAAGATGAAGCATCATCTTTCCAGAGAAA ctctaaGCAGAGGATTTCATCCAGGTCTAtcaaggagaagatggagagaCTGGCTCAGGCTGCACAG AAGTCAGATGTGGCGCGATCTCCAGACGTGACCCAGAGGACCCTGTTCCTGCTGGACGAGGTGTCCAGGAAGAGAGGCCTCTTTGAGAAGGAGCAGCAGGCAGCGAGCCCCACTAGCCCGGGAGTGTCCAGACAG GAATTTAGGAGCTTCAAATCAGGGATGTCGGACCGGATCAACCGCTGGCTCAACAAGTCCAACCAGCCTGTGTCTGCACACTGTTCAACT GACTTGAGACATGTGGACATCTCCAGTAAGAGGAGCCTGTTTGAGACCAGAGAGGAGGACAGCGTCCCAAAAACCAGCCCTGGAAAAATCTACAAGTGA